Within the Ensifer canadensis genome, the region TGGGCGCCGCCCCAAATCCGAATGGACGGTGGCGCGCTGCCGCCCTATTAGTTGCAATCGTAACTATCGATTTTGTAACTATCAAGGATGCCACAGATGGCGGCCGATGGCTTCGAGCTCAACGCATTCCTGCCCTACCGACTGAACCGCGCCGCCGAGTTCGTCGCCGTGCGCTTCGCAGCCGAATACAAGGCGCGCTATCAGTTGACGCGCCCCGAGTGGCGCACGCTGGCGGCGCTTGGAAGCTCGGCCCGTGCGATGACGGCGACGGAAGTCGGCACCCATTCGGCCATGCACAAGACCAAGGTCAGCCGCGCCGTCTCGGCGCTTGAGGAGCGGCGCTGGCTGAAGCGCAGCGAGGACGAAGACGACCGCCGGTTGGAACATCTGGAACTGACCAGGGCCGGCCGGCTGGCCTATGGCGAACTCACAGGACTTGCGAGCGTCTACCAGGCGCACCTCAACGAACTGATCGGCGCCGGCGGCTTGAAGGCGCTATGCGCCGGCCTTGAAGCGATCGAACGGGCGATCGACAGGGCCGAGAAGCGCCCTTCCCGCAAATGAGCCTTGTACCAGCCGGCGCTGATATCAGCCTTTCATGCGTTCCGGGATCGGCACGCCCTGGAAACTCTTCAAGGTGTCGAGCACGATCGACGTCTTGACGTGCTGCACGCTGTCATGCGGCAGCAGCACATCGTTGACGAAGCGCGAGAGGCCGGCGAGGTCCGGCGTCACCACCCGCAGGTGATAATCCATTTCGCCGGTCAGCGCGTAAGCCTCCAGAACCTCGGGCAGAGCCGAGATCAGCTTGCCGAAGCGCTTGGCGTTGTCGCGGTTGTGGGTGGCGAGCGTCACCGAAATCACCACCATCAGATCGAGTCCGAGCTTCTGCCGGTCGATCTGCGCCTGATAGCCCGTGATGAAGCCTTCCGCCTCCAGGCGGGTGCGGCGGCGCGAGCATTGCGAGGGCGAAAGGGCGATGCGCTCCGATAGCTCGTTGTTGGTGAGATGTCCGTCGCGCTGCAGTTCGCTGAGGATCTTGAGATCGAACCCGTCAAGCTGCTCCATTCATGCATCCTTATACAGTATTTCGCACGTTTTGTGCGGCATCCTGCTCAAAACGCACAAGAATACAAGCATCATGCATCGAATTTGCGTCATACTCCAGCAAAGTTTGGAGGCCAGAGAAATCTGGAGAACTTAAAGAGGAGACTTCCGATGGGCCCGTTCCCGCATGACGCCCCGCCCGCAACGATTACCGCGGAGAACCCGGCTGGTACGGATGGCTTCGAATTCGTCGAATTCGCCCATCCGGAGCCGGAGAAGCTCGCCGAGCTCTTTACCCGCATGGGCTACAGCCCTGTCGCGAGACACAAGAGCAAGAACATTACCGTCTGGCGACAGGGCGATATCAATTACATCCTGAATGCCGAGCCGGGCTCGCATGCCATGCGCTTCGTCGACGAGCACGGCCCCTGCGCCCCGTCGATGGCCTGGCGCGTCGTCGACGCCAAGCACACCTTCGACCACGCG harbors:
- a CDS encoding MarR family winged helix-turn-helix transcriptional regulator, which encodes MAADGFELNAFLPYRLNRAAEFVAVRFAAEYKARYQLTRPEWRTLAALGSSARAMTATEVGTHSAMHKTKVSRAVSALEERRWLKRSEDEDDRRLEHLELTRAGRLAYGELTGLASVYQAHLNELIGAGGLKALCAGLEAIERAIDRAEKRPSRK
- a CDS encoding Lrp/AsnC family transcriptional regulator, which translates into the protein MEQLDGFDLKILSELQRDGHLTNNELSERIALSPSQCSRRRTRLEAEGFITGYQAQIDRQKLGLDLMVVISVTLATHNRDNAKRFGKLISALPEVLEAYALTGEMDYHLRVVTPDLAGLSRFVNDVLLPHDSVQHVKTSIVLDTLKSFQGVPIPERMKG